A stretch of DNA from Zootoca vivipara chromosome 16, rZooViv1.1, whole genome shotgun sequence:
taattttccgagtttcacctgtacttaaaTCACTTACTGACCATTGAAGCTGAAGGGGGTGGGTCTGTCTGTTCAGATGCGGTGCCCCTGAACACCAATGTTGTTTTGTAGGACAAAATGAGTGAAGGGTGGCAACTTTCAGGTCCTGCTCTTGAGCTTTCCAGAGGCTCTGGATCAGGGccgccaaactaaggcccaggggccggatgcggcccaatcgccttctaaatccggcccgcggacggtccgggaatcagcatgtttttacatgagtagaatgtgtccttttatttaaaatgcatctctgggttatttgtggggcctgcctggtgcttttatatgagtagaatgtgtccttttatttaaaatgcatctctgggttatttgtggggcataggaattcgttcatattttttttcaaaatatagtctggccccccacaaggtctgagggacagtggaccggccccctgctgaaaaagtttgccgacccctgctctggaTCTACAGTGACCTATTTAACattattagaacaatattagagATATCATTCTAAaacgtcacagggcatacttgtaaaTTAAAGCGGTTTTCTtaccttgtcccccccccctcaaaacactGCTGGTAGATCAgtagcaccctctggtgtcacattttaataaagcATTAAGAACATTAAATGTGGTACATCCGATGTCCATTATCACAATCCTTCCCTAACCCCTACTTAATGCTAAAAACCATATGTGTAAATCCACCCTGGGTGTTGGTTGCCTGATCAGCAAGGCATGCCATGTTCTGTTGCCCAAGCagattggtttattttatttgtgtggcaAGAGAACCCCGCACAATGTGAGATGTGATTGTCCTAGGGAGTCAGTCCCATTGAGCTTCGTTTGAGAGACTTTCTGCTTTTTACTGTTTCACTTGGAAGTAACTCTTTTTCTAAACGTTCTTAATGTTATCACTGCTAATTTCCTAGATTGCATTTGCCAGACATGCGGACCAGAAAGATCGAGACAGGCAGGAGGAACTGTGGCAGAAGTGGTTGGAGTGGAGCAAGAACCAGTTGGGACAGAGTGATTCCACTGGGGGGAGCCCAGCAGAGGTGTGTTGTGTTCTTGGCTTCCTTGATGCACTTCCCGGAGAAGGGCCCAACGGAAGACAGGATGGCTTGCTCTCGTGACAAAGCTCAGCAGACCATAGCCTCCTTGCTAAGTACAGCATGGTAGCTAAAGGGAGATCATGATGAATAACAAAATTATCATATTATTTGGGTTTTGTAAGGGGGAGGGTTTATAGAGAACCCCtccctcatccgaagcagcccgtctcccagcagtcatgagagagaagggtctgatggagtcaggaaacggaaagggagtgccagggctctggcaacatccaagagcccctgctccataggcagggagagagggaggcgaaaagagaggacaggaatcggtcagaccaaagacccgtccccccaatgctggaattgaggaggaggaaagggaggcgcttctcagttccgaggcttttatgttggtcaagaacgcgaaggggggcagtgcaggaatctgactcgagcgagtagacatgaaaccagcagttcgttacactgtaaataatgggCACTAAtagaaacatctgaaagacaagcatgtggaaggtcgttactcaagagtagtcacaacaacctcGACAGGTTTTGAACAGAGTTTCTGAATCACAGGTAGGGCAAGAGCcgcaaaaataaaacacaaaactacAATATGGTCTGAACGGAGGATAATCAAACTTTCAGCACCAGTTTTAAATGGAAGTTAAAGATTTTGCTTGCTTTATGATTTGTGTGGATGGGCAAATGTAAGTGAAGTTCAGAAAAAGACAAGAACTGAATGCTTCCATTGCAGTGCTTTCACCTGACCAACCTCTTTACAAGAGCCCCAATGTCACCTGAGATGTGTCGTTACTTTAGATGGCAGCTCCCCTTGGTGTGGATTATCTTTTAACTTGCATAGATGGGGAAAAGGTCTCAGTGCAAGTTCTGAATCTGTGACATGCGAACACCAATGGGCTGCCTGCTCTTGTCTCCTATGGCACCTGCAAAAGGGGTCAGTAAATATTCCCTCAGAAACCCCCACAAAGCCCAAGAGATCGCTTGCTCTTCCTGTTTCCGCTGACACACCCTTTCCTACATTGGACATGCACCTCTTAAActtgcccacatttcattggatgccaggattggaaCCCCCCCTTCCTTCTGTGCTGAACAGAGCAGAGGTGCCCCCATCTTCTCTCTGGGAGCAAGGGcagctgcagaccctccaagtgttcctattttccagagacagtcccaggtttacagaaggcgcctcagtttctcatttgatcctggaatgccccgctttttcttacaacgtccctattttcattggagaaatgttagagggtattgAGTTATGCggcccccgagccatctgaagacagccctgtgtaGGAAAGTTTttcaatgtttcatgttttattatgcttttatataagttggaagctgcccagagtgggtggcacaacccagtcagatgggtggggtataaatagtaaaccTATAGTCATTACTATTAGTATTATGGTGGAATAAGATGTCCCTatgttcattggagaaatgttggagggtatggcagtggtgagggatgaAGGTGACCTTCCCCTATTGGggggaagcaaagctacagggaaccaggcagagggccttctcggtagtggcgcctgcactgtggaacgccctcccatcagatgttaaggaaataaacaactctctgtcttttagaagacatctgaacgcagccctgtttagggaagcttttaaagtttgatgttttattgtgcttttaatattctgttgggcgccgcccagagtggctgaggaaacttaGCCTgatgggttgggtataaataattcgttgttgttgttgttgttgttgttgttgttgttgttgttactactactactattattacttacacctctctctttctctccagcaGATGGAATCCCAGGCTCTAGGCATGTcccgcaacattgcccagcagatgCAGGCTGCCTGCCAGAGCCTCCTGGCCAACATGCAGGGTCTCCCTGCGGCCCTCCAAGAAAAGGTGCAGCAAGCTTACAGCTACATGGAGGAGCTACAGGCTGCTCTTTCCAGTGCCAAGTCATTCCAGGAGCTTCCTAGTGGCCTTTTGACTCACCGCCAGGAAACAATGGGCAAAATCTGGCAGGCTGGGGACGAGGTGGTGGAGTACGTGATGCAGTCCACTCCCCTGAACTGGATTGTGGGGCCCTTCTCCCCAGAAGAGGTCTCTCCTCCTGAACCTTTGGCCAAATCCCAAGCAGCAGAAGTACCTCCACCTGTGAAGGAGTCGGAGGTCGGTGTCCAAAGGATGGAAGTGCCTGGATCCAGTGCTTTGAACGATCAAGCCTAACTTGTAATCTGTGGCCAAGTTGCTTCAGTTCTTCCCAGTACTGTACACAGAGCTCAGTGGTGCTCAGTGTCATTGAGGCCTCTTCGTTGCAGAACTTGCTAACTAAAATGCGGAGCAGTGCGCTTCTCTTAGCAGCTTGTAGGTGACAAAAACTGTACCTCCAAAACAGTTTGGCCCGTCTCCTATGGCGGTGCCAAGCTGACCTCTAAAGAGGCTGCTCAATGCAGTTTCCCAGCAAAGCACCAAACCAATCTCAACAGGGCACAAATGGATGGATGCTACTTGACTAAGGACTGGTTCAGGGCCTACAAAATATCTACTTAATATCTACAAAAGGatgcatctagaccaggcatccccagacttcggccctccagatgttttggactacaattcccatcttccccgaccactggtcttgttagctagggatcatgggagttgtaggccaaaacatctggagggccgcagtttggggatgcctggtctagaccaatgtttcccaaacttgggtttccagctgtttttggacaacaattcccatcacccctggccactgatcctgctagctagggatgatgcgagttgtagtccaaaaacagctggagacccaagtttggggaacactgatcTAGATGTTAACAACAAACAGCGGGTTAGCATTTAGTTTCAGCCCAGGACTTCTTTAGGAGAAGTTGGTGTTGACTAGTACTTACCTATGTCTCATAGAATTTATGGTGATCTGTTGTCTTTCAAGCTTCTTGACCACTGAGCAAGAGTAAAGGCTTTATGTCAAAGATAAAGTAAACCAATTTGCATCTCAAACTGTGGCTCTGGATTTTTTCTTCCCTGTCAGAAGTGCCTTGGCACTGCTGCTTAAGATCTGGCTTTTGGTACTAGaatataagggacgcgggtggcactgtggtctgaaccactgagcctcttgggcttgctgatcagaaggttggcagttcgaatccctgcaacagggtgagctcctgttgctctgtcccaacaactgccaacctagcagttcgaaagcacaccagtgcaagtagataaataggtactgctgaggcaggaaggtaaacggcatttccatgcgctctggtttccgtcgtggtgtctcattgcaccagaagtggtttagtcttgctggccacatgacctggaaagctgtctgtagacaatcgccggctccctcagcctgaaagcgagatgagcgctgcaacctcatacagtggaaccttggtttacgactacctccgtttacgaaaacttCCATTTACGAtctccacggacccggaagtgtttacatctgggttccgtggcgtcggatgcgcagacgtgatCTGCACAGctagcgcatgcgcagaagcaatctgcgcagtgcgtgcgcagaagcgctctatcggcactttgcgcatgcgcagaaatgtaCCTTTGGTCAGCGAAcgcctcggcgagcgaacgcctccgtggaacagattgcgttcgcaaaccgaggtaccacttgtagtcgcctttgactggacttaactgtccaggggtcctttacctttactagaataTAAAGATAATACTGTAGACATGAAATATGCATGCAAATAGAATGTCTCTCCACTTCTATGTAAAAAGCAGCATACAATGAGACAGACTTTGGCACATTGTTTAAATAGggaatttaaacaatttaaatttaaaatttaaaattttaaaaatggtttccatTGGGAAACAAAAGTAGCAACTTTTGCTTACGTTTGGCATGATAAATATGTAATTTAAGTAGAATGTGATCCATAAACAGCCCTTAACCTCAGCTGCCAACAAATATCTGTTTTCTCTGAAAGCCTAATTAAGAACGTGGCGCTTCCCATATCTGTTTTGTCTTTCCCAGCACCAGAGAAGTGACTTGTGAAAATGATGATGTCCTCGTACAGAGCTGGAGGCTCTATTTTATTCTTGGACATGGATTTTCTTTGTAGATGCACTTTCTAATAAATCTAGAAAAGATCCAGTCATACGCAGCATGAGCTTCTTCCCATCTTTGTATTTACCATAAAAAACACCAGGGGGCAGTAaggccctttcccctcctgtgatGCAAGCTCAGTCATTTAACAGTTGGTACATCTCTCAGCATTCTCCATGTTAAGTAAAACCTCTATCAATGTTTCACCCCAAAATTCCAATGGACAAAAGCAAGGAATTGCAAGCTAAGGAATGGTTCATAGAATTATCAGTTTTATTTTTGACTGCGGTTAACCTGTCCAAGTCAATACTTTTGTTGTGCATTAATTCAGAATAGCTGCCATATTAGTTTACAGTGCCAAAAAAAGGTGGGGTGATTCTCTTGATTTTTCTGTGCTTTATAGCTCTGTACAATTGAGGTTGCTAACTTGTTTTTCAGCTGGTTCTATATCCTGACAGCAGCCTGCTGCTGAAGTTTAACCCATGAAGCTTTTCCTTATACCGGAGGAAGCTTGCTTTAATTTCTCATTTCCAATATGAAACAGTACTGATAAAAAGTGGTCAGGCCTTTGTTCAGCAGAGTAAAAAAAGAAGTAGTAAGCTATGATCCAGTCGACCTGTTGCATCATCTGGTGTCCTGACCCAATGGATTACCTAGATCCCTTGTTCCAAAACAAACACAGTCCAAAATGTTCTGGCATGTCCCTCTAAGCTTGCAAAATGAAGGCTCATACGGAAAACATGCAAATTTTTGGTATCAGTTATTTGCTCCAGTGCCCTTGTGCTGAGAGGGTTCAGAtgattctccctttcttcctggttgttggcatctgtctgtctcgagagacaatggagtgagcctccgggggtgaagtcaaaccactccgatagcagcaccaaagtgaccttcctggggcGAAAGCCTGGGCAGcatgtctggaggtcctgggctgcctagattaCAAGACCTCTGTCTTGgcctctctgatgtggtccaaaggaaagctgagcaatacatttggcaccagctgggctgcaggagttgccaaaaggaggcatacaaggcaccatccaatgGTCTTAGGGGCTCTACTTTGGAACTGTGTAGGGtttatcccacaaggcagcggagatttaggaccagagttttccttctcctagatgagcgaccttcccaggttgacaagccccatctgcccctctcttccttctacagcatgtgcagaaactgccttcttgaccactggacccacaacaacaacaacaacaacaacaacaacaatttattatttataccccgcccatctggctgggtttccccagccattctgggcggcttccaacagaaaaataaaataaaataatctattaaacattaaaagcctccctaaacagggctgccttcagatgtcttctaaaaatctgatagctgtttttctctttgacatctgttgggagggcgttccacagggcgggcgccaccaccgagaaggccctctgcctggttccctgcaacttggcttcttgcaacgagggaaccgccagaaagccctcggtactggacctcagtgtccgggcagaacgatgggggtggagacgctccttcaggtatactggagtctcatctgctcaatctgccagagcctgtcttcacatgcagggaaagACCCTAACTCAATGAGGGGCTGAAGCCcgtcagctaccctcacctggtttagccagccagttgaaaccattcccagggtgtggctgctgtcaaatgttgacagcttctacagtaggagccacaggtgagagctgagtgcagttTCCCTACAAACTTAACAAGAACTCAccgacagcatatgaatcaataggtaaaaaaaggtaaaggtaaaggacccgtggatggtcaagtccagtcaaaggcgactatggggttgtggctctcgtctcgctttcaggccgagggagccggcgtttgtccacagacagctttctgggtcatgtggccagcatgactaaactgcttctggcacaacagagcaccgtgatggaaaccagagcacacagaaacaccgtttaccttcctgccacagtggtatctatttatctacttgcactggcgtgctttcaaactgctaggttggcaggagctgggacaaagcaatgggagctcaccccattgtgtagatttgaaccaccaaacctctgatcggcaagcccaagaggctcagtggattagaccacagcgccacccgtgtcccatatgAATCAACATGGCTTACTTGACCCAACCACCTTCCCCCCCCATGCAAACAAACCTCACTGCAACTaaccacagacaaccaaccacaccctggcAGCCCTAAtccctctcactaccaaggaaatgtagtaagcaaatagaaagagaacTTACCCAGTTGACACCAACATAAAACCCCACGTGTACACTATATAAAAGAATATAAGTTtcaccacccctcccctccctgctttcttcTTTCCCGACCTTACACTGAATACTACACTAATGTCTCATATCTAATGTAAGTGATCTGCAGAAAAGATGTTGCAacctgaaaaaaaaaagataatgcaCGTAATttggtaaaccaagaaaatctttaataaaaatggtTTTCATATGAAGTTTCTTCTGGTTGCAATAATGCTGAACGGCCACAAGAGGGCACCACAGCGTAACTGATTTGGGGGGGATAAATATACTCAGGAGCATGGCAGGGTTAAGAAACTATGTGGATAGGAGGTGTCAGAGTAATGGAGAGGGGTCACTAGGGTCAAACGGCGTGGTGTGGCACTGCGTGTTAATAAATCTCCCTCCTGCAATTGCGAGGCAATGGCTCTTTGCCTGTTGGAAGGTTCTTTAACATACAggaaagcagtagcagcagcagcaatgccccCAAAATGGATATGGGGCCAATTCAGGGTTATGaaacgaaccccccccccccgccccaccttgCCCAAAGAGGATTTTCTACCAATAAATGCCAGGAAGGAGAAAACACCA
This window harbors:
- the LOC118075205 gene encoding perilipin-3-like, translated to MLDLVKEAVRGSVEMTTSALTSGVNTVMGSSLGQMASSAVEAVMGKSEEMVDHYLPMSDEELATLAAALEEPEASSIEKQRQQRSYYVRLGSLSNRVRQRAYQHTLGKLRQTKQKMQETLSQLQQAMDLIAFARHADQKDRDRQEELWQKWLEWSKNQLGQSDSTGGSPAEQMESQALGMSRNIAQQMQAACQSLLANMQGLPAALQEKVQQAYSYMEELQAALSSAKSFQELPSGLLTHRQETMGKIWQAGDEVVEYVMQSTPLNWIVGPFSPEEVSPPEPLAKSQAAEVPPPVKESEVGVQRMEVPGSSALNDQA